In the genome of Epinephelus lanceolatus isolate andai-2023 chromosome 18, ASM4190304v1, whole genome shotgun sequence, one region contains:
- the elfn1a gene encoding protein ELFN1: protein MTLREAPMACSLGMVMSALFWSVATVYLTHIGRVSGDCWLIEGEKGFVWLAICSQNQPPYEAIPQHINSTIVDLRLNENKIKSIHYSALSRFANLTYLNLTKNEISYIEDGAFSAQFNLQVLQMGFNKLRNLTEGILRGLGKLQYLYLQANLIETVTPNAFWECPNIENIDLSMNRIQQLDGSTFTSLTKLTTCELYTNPFNCSCELLGFVKWLSVFPNRTNERMVCDSPPGVSGYSLLSQNPNNPTYRNALHMLTTVCTDDYVTPFIPMPTEPTTPPPDSTLCGLEDCPSGTEPEDITISTTYNDVEVNPFMKLKQVSNTGATITVQIPYPYKKMYILVLYNNSFFTDIQNLKDIKEDIELKNLKPHTNYTYCVASIRNSLRHNHTCLTITTGPWNGKDRVVNNATATHYIMTILGCLFSMVIFLGVVYYCLRRKRQQDEKHKKAGSLKKNIIELKYGQELEGGTISRMSQKQLLAGESMARMPYLPSAAEMEQYKFQEISDTPKMMKGNYMEVRSVDHHERRECDMGMAGNSQGSVAEISTIAKEVDKVNQIINNCIDALKSESTSFQGKSGAVSTAEPQLVLISEHPQSKSGLLSPVYKDSYHHSLQRHRSSDASPKRPSTATGGPMRSPRPYRSESKYIEKTSPTGETILTVTPAAAILRAEAEKIRQYSDHRHSYPDAQIEELEGPESHKSSMLEPLTHSRSRDLAYSQLSSQYHNLSYSSSPEYYCKPSHSIWERFKLHRKRHKDEEYMAAGHALRKKVQFAKDEDLHDILDYWKGVSSQQKS, encoded by the coding sequence ATGACTCTCAGAGAAGCACCAATGGCCTGCAGCTTAGGCATGGTGATGAGTGCCTTGTTTTGGTCTGTAGCCACTGTATATTTGACTCATATTGGCAGAGTCAGCGGAGACTGCTGGTTAATTGAGGGTGAAAAGGGCTTTGTATGGCTTGCAATTTGTAGCCAAAACCAACCACCTTATGAGGCCATCCCACAGCATATCAACAGCACCATTGTGGACCTTCgtctgaatgaaaacaaaatcaaaagtatCCATTATTCTGCCCTTAGTCGCTTTGCCAACTTGACCTACCTGAACCTGACAAAGAATGAAATCTCCTACATAGAGGATGGGGCCTTTTCTGCTCAGTTTAACTTACAAGTCCTTCAGATGGGCTTCAACAAGTTGCGGAACCTGACAGAGGGGATCCTCAGGGGTTTAGGAAAGCTGCAGTACCTCTACCTCCAGGCAAACCTGATTGAGACTGTGACACCCAATGCCTTTTGGGAATGCCCCAACATTGAGAACATCGACCTCTCCATGAACCGGATCCAGCAATTAGATGGGTCCACGTTTACCAGTTTGACTAAACTGACCACCTGCGAGCTGTACACCAACCCTTTCAACTGCTCATGTGAATTACTTGGTTTTGTCAAATGGCTCTCAGTTTTCCCCAACAGGACGAATGAGCGAATGGTCTGCGACTCCCCACCTGGCGTCTCTGGTTATAGTTTACTGAGCCAGAATCCAAACAATCCAACATATCGAAATGCGCTCCACATGCTCACCACTGTGTGTACGGATGACTACGTGACACCATTTATTCCCATGCCCACTGAGCCCACGACGCCCCCACCCGACTCCACACTCTGTGGGCTGGAAGATTGTCCCTCAGGCACTGAACCAGAAGACATTACCATAAGTACAACCTACAATGATGTGGAAGTAAACCCTTTCATGAAACTGAAGCAAGTATCAAATACAGGTGCCACCATCACGGTTCAGATACCTTACCCCTACAAGAAGATGTACATCCTGGTTCTGTACAACAACAGCTTTTTCACAGATATTCAAAACCTGAAAGATATAAAGGAGGACATTGAACTGAAAAACCTTAAACCCCACACTAACTACACATACTGTGTCGCTTCAATACGTAATTCTCTTAGACACAATCACACTTGTCTGACAATCACTACTGGCCCTTGGAATGGAAAGGATAGAGTTGTAAACAACGCAACTGCTACTCACTACATTATGACAATTTTGGGCTGCCTCTTTAGCATGGTCATTTTCCTGGGTGTGGTCTACTATTGCTTGCGAAGAAAGCGACAGCAAGATGAGAAGCACAAAAAAGCAGGCAGCCTGAAGAAAAATATAATAGAACTCAAATATGGGCAAGAACTGGAGGGAGGGACTATATCTCGAATGTCACAGAAGCAGCTGTTGGCCGGAGAGAGCATGGCACGTATGCCATATTTACCATctgcagctgaaatggagcagTACAAATTTCAAGAGATAAGTGATACTCCTAAAATGATGAAAGGAAATTACATGGAGGTGCGAAGCGTGGATCACCATGAACGCAGGGAGTGTGATATGGGAATGGCTGGGAATAGCCAGGGGTCAGTGGCAGAGATTTCCACCATTGCAAAAGAGGTAGATAAAGTCAATCAGATAATTAACAACTGCATAGATGCTCTTAAGTCAGAATCCACCTCTTTTCAAGGGAAATCTGGAGCAGTGTCCACTGCAGAGCCCCAGCTCGTACTAATATCAGAACATCCACAGAGTAAATCTGGCCTTCTGTCCCCAGTGTATAAGGACAGCTATCACCACTCTCTGCAGAGGCATCGGTCCTCTGATGCCTCGCCAAAGAGGCCCAGCACTGCCACTGGAGGGCCCATGCGAAGCCCCAGGCCTTATCGCTCTGAATCTAAGTACATAGAGAAAACCTCCCCAACAGGAGAGACCATCCTCACTGTAACACCTGCTGCCGCCATCCTGAGGGCTGAGGCAGAGAAGATCCGTCAGTACAGTGACCACAGGCACTCATATCCCGACGCCCAGATAGAGGAGCTTGAAGGACCTGAAAGCCACAAGTCCTCCATGCTGGAGCCTCTCACTCACTCCCGCTCCAGAGACTTAGCGTATTCCCAGCTGTCATCTCAGTATCATAATCTAAGCTACTCCTCCAGTCCTGAATACTACTGCAAACCTTCACACAGCATCTGGGAGCGATTCAAGCTCCACCGGAAGCGGCACAAAGATGAGGAGTACATGGCTGCGGGCCATGCACTGCGTAAGAAAGTCCAGTTTGCAAAGGATGAGGACCTGCATGATATTTTAGACTACTGGAAAGGTGTATCATCCCAACAGAAATCATAA